The following coding sequences are from one Chaetodon trifascialis isolate fChaTrf1 chromosome 24, fChaTrf1.hap1, whole genome shotgun sequence window:
- the lig4 gene encoding DNA ligase 4, whose amino-acid sequence MEGTSKSDAAGQPSVAAQVPFLHLCNTLEKIQKSKLRPDKSRILGDFIGSWRKFHSALHKDNPKTTDSFYPAMRLIVPPFERERMAYGIKESMLAKLYIDVLGLPKNGPEANKLLNYRAPTTSQGEAGDFAGMAYFVLKKRCTSQGNLSVKEVNDFLDSVAINNANKQKDLVKKSLLHLITQSSALEQKWLIRMILKDMKLGISKETVLQVFHPDAADLYNVITDLNKLCLQLHNPSVSLSEVSIGLFSAFKPMLAAVANIRNVEKQMGNSPFYIQTKLDGERIQLHKDGDVYKYFSRNAFEYTQQFGGSPLEGSLTPYIHNVFKSHVVNCILDGEMMAYNPTTETFMQKGSKFDIKRLMDDSELQTCFCVFDVLLVNDQKLGKETLKKRSETLQTVFTPVKGRIHLVPKTDGRTMQEVVNALNDAIDNREEGIMVKDPLSIYKPDKRGEGWLKIKPEYVDGLMDELDLLIVGGYWGKGRRGGMMSHFLCAVAEAPKPGEKPSVFHTLCRIGSGYTMKELYDLGLKLAEHWKVYRKNDPPASILCGTEKPEVYIEPCNSVIIQVKAAEIVGSDMYKTNCTLRFPRIEKIRDDKEWHQCMTLAELDQFRSKASGKLASRHLRINDDEPQKKKRKLPAKPKKVVGIIDHFKPQDLSGVTKETDMFEDVEFCILNGTEDHSKAELEKGVARCGGIVVQNPGRDTYCVIAGLENMRVKNLISSDQHDLVWASWLLECLDQKEVVPWQPRHMIHMSPSTREHFAKEYDSYGDSYFVETDEQQLREVFGRISSADASVNVCQVEQRYGWEDLPTSMFRPFKVYMDSYADIGDPKTALPATCLDIRALEFRYHGGVVMQKIEEGVSHVIIAEETRLLDLRTLRRCFRKKFKIVRDSWVTDSITAGYLMNDTDYLV is encoded by the exons ATGGAGGGAACTTCCAAAAGTGATGCTGCAGGCCAGCCCTCTGTTGCTGCTCAGGTTCCTTTCCTTCACCTGTGTAACACTTTAGAGAAAATCCAGAAGTCTAAACTCCGTCCAGACAAATCCAGGATCCTTGGGGATTTTATTGGGTCATGGAGGAAGTTTCATTCTGCCCTCCACAaagacaaccccaaaacaacagACTCTTTCTACCCAGCTATGCGCCTCATCGTCCCCCCGTTCGAACGAGAGCGTATGGCGTATGGCATCAAAGAGAGCATGTTGGCTAAACTCTACATTGATGTATTAGGTCTCCCAAAGAATGGCCCAGAAGCCAATAAGCTGCTGAACTACCGTGCTCCGACTACATCCCAAGGAGAAGCTGGAGACTTTGCCGGCATGGCGTACTTCGTGCTGAAGAAACGGTGCACCAGTCAGGGAAACCTCAGCGTCAAAGAAGTCAATGACTTTCTGGACTCTGTGGCCATCAACAACGCCAACAAGCAGAAGGATCTTGTGAAGAAGAGTCTGCTGCACCTCATCACCCAGAGCTCGGCTCTTGAGCAAAAATGGCTCATCAGAATGATCCTGAAGGATATGAAGCTTGGGATCAGCAAAGAAACTGTTCTCCAGGTCTTCCACCCAGATGCTGCTGACCTCTACAATGTCATCACAGACTTAAACAAGTTGTGTCTGCAGCTCCACAACCCCTCTGTGTCTTTAAGTGAAGTCTCTATCGGACTCTTCTCTGCTTTCAAGCCTATGCTGGCGGCTGTTGCGAACATCCGCAATGTGGAGAAACAGATGGGGAACAGCCCTTTTTACATTCAGACCAAGCTGGATGGGGAGCGCATACAACTGCACAAAGACGGGGACGTGTACAAGTACTTTAGCCGAAATGCCTTTGAATACACCCAGCAGTTTGGAGGTTCCCCACTGGAGGGCTCGCTGACACCTTACATCCACAATGTTTTCAAAAGCCACGTCGTAAACTGTATCCTCGACGGTGAGATGATGGCGTACAACCCGACCACTGAGACCTTCATGCAGAAAGGGAGCAAATTTGACATCAAGAGACTGATGGACGACTCTGAGCTGCAGACGTGCTTCTGCGTGTTTGATGTGTTGTTAGTCAACGACCAGAAGCTTGGCAAGGAAACTCTGAAGAAGCGCTCCGAGACCCTTCAGACAGTTTTCACCCCCGTCAAGGGAAGGATACACCTGGTGCCAAAGACAGACGGCAGAACCATGCAGGAGGTGGTGAATGCCCTCAACGATGCCATTgacaacagagaggaggggatcATGGTGAAGGATCCTTTATCCATCTACAAACCTGACAAGCGGGGGGAGGGATGGCTGAAGATAAAGCCAGAATATGTGGATGGCTTGATGGATGAGCTCGACCTGCTGATTGTCGGTGGCTACTGGGGGAAAGGGAGACGGGGTGGTATGATGTCCCATTTCTTATGTGCCGTTGCTGAAGCTCCAAAGCCTGGTGAGAAACCCTCAGTTTTCCACACTCTCTGCCGCATCGGCTCTGGCTACACCATGAAGGAGTTGTACGACCTTGGTTTAAAGCTAGCCGAGCACTGGAAAGTCTATCGGAAAAATGACCCACCAGCATCCATCCTGTGTGGAACAGAGAAACCAGAAGTTTACATTGAACCCTGCAACTCGGTCATCATTCAGGTCAAGGCGGCTGAGATAGTGGGAAGCGACATGTATAAAACCAACTGCACCCTGCGCTTCCCCAGGATTGAGAAGATCCGTGATGACAAGGAGTGGCACCAGTGCATGACGCTGGCAGAGCTGGATCAGTTCCGTAGTAAGGCGTCTGGGAAACTGGCCTCGCGGCACCTTCGCATCAATGACGATGAACCACAAAAGAAGAAGCGCAAGCTGCCAGCCAAACCTAAGAAGGTGGTCGGCATCATTGACCACTTCAAGCCCCAGGACCTCTCTGGGGTTACAAAAGAGACTGATATGTTTGAGGACGTGGAGTTCTGTATCCTGAATGGCACAGAGGATCACTCCAAGGCTGAGCTGGAAAAGGGCGTAGCCAG GTGTGGAGGTATCGTGGTTCAGAACCCGGGACGGGACACCTACTGCGTGATTGCCGGATTGGAGAACATGCGTGTGAAGAACCTGATTTCGTCCGACCAGCATGACTTGGTGTGGGCCTCCTGGTTGCTGGAGTGCCTGGACCAGAAGGAGGTGGTCCCGTGGCAGCCACGTCACATGATCCACATGTCGCCCTCCACTAGGGAGCACTTTGCCAAGGAGTACGACAGTTATGGCGACAGCTACTTTGTGGAGACAGATGAGCAGCAGCTGCGGGAGGTGTTTGGCCGGATCAGCAGCGCGGATGCGTCCGTGAACGTCTGCCAGGTGGAGCAGCGTTACGGCTGGGAAGACCTTCCCACCAGCATGTTCAGACCCTTCAAGGTTTACATGGACAGCTACGCCGACATAGGAGACCCTAAAACCGCCTTGCCAGCCACCTGTTTGGACATCAGGGCGCTGGAGTTTCGCTACCATGGAGGGGTGGTGATGCAGAAAATAGAGGAGGGAGTCTCTCATGTCATTATCgcagaggaaacaagacttcTGGATTTAAGGACTCTGAGGCGCTGCTTTAGGAAGAAGTTTAAGATTGTAAGAGACTCATGGGTCACTGATTCAATCACAGCGGGGTATCTGATGAACGACACTGACTACTTAGTTTGA
- the LOC139352103 gene encoding insulin receptor substrate 2-like isoform X1, which translates to MASPPATGGHLLPNGTNGVKKCGYLRKQKHGHRRFFVLREPTERCPARLEYYESEKKWRNKSAAKRVITLDSCLCVNKRADAKHKHLIALYTKDEYFAVAADNEQEQESWFTVLTDLIAEGKVYDSPASTSSLVGFEEASYGLIAPASAAYKEVWQVNLKSKGLGQIKNLTGVYRLCLSSRTISFVKLNSDTAAVSLQLMNIRRCGHSDSFFFIEVGRSAVTGPGEFWMQAEDSVVAQNIHETILEAMKAMKELSEFRPRSKSQSASTNPISVPTRRNLNNLPPSQTGLVRRSRTDSMATTSPGRKFTSCRIRTASEGDGSVTRPVSMSISVNGSPTSPNSGNHLSRSHTLSSGRTCRMLESSSNLHHSQSMPVSNSPPAASSPISMSPRGGTNVCTPDKARRPFSCSTSISGSLSDTGFMLCDDYSSSPGDPKFLPLTRSDTPDSLSSTPPSRDISDPCGYMIMEGANGSKSGACLEGLGLDKAYRKRTHSLTTPRQQRVVAPLSSASLDEHTLMRMAHGQNSHSASPKVCYPEDYGDIEIGSSRSSSSNFADDGYMPMTPGVASQSGKVDNYVPMSPMCVSAPKQIVNPRVHPQAAASGGYKNNSPCSSSLEDNGYMRMWCGSKSSMESPDRNSEYMNMSPGNPPPLQTPPDYYLGLMAGEPASVRPAYQAGSLTLPAKLQTSKNEESSQYVLMSPQSLRQRLGESDYYSVMQPSAGQTSPLSPSVPSPVRHGRAETLPYRGRLGRPNRLSLDTLRTLPSMNEHPLPGEPRSPGEYINIDFSGTRFSQPSIVSTESQSSSLGSSGGGPGRPSLTDYINLELGSHSPKAANTPTERLDTLPELSMCPCSEEDGVYHLDGEKRSQGLCDELKNDYTEMTFGMTSSPPQLVPQITASSQSSRERRLSLEDQGVPESIGVFLLGATSSSTVGPDYSAKVIRANPQGRRRHSSETFSSTATVTPVFPSFARSDTVKRHSSVENISSRSSEGSDEEYGSPVNRQSSAGCPNRLNYIALNLLDNRDMEKCEDLAGFKPTSSCKGGINGLHSTPYVCLGFKETATTAKD; encoded by the exons ATGGCAAGTCCTCCGGCGACCGGAGGACACCTGTTACCTAATGGGACGAATGGTGTGAAGAAGTGCGGATACCTGAGGAAGCAGAAACACGGACACCGGCGCTTCTTCGTGCTCCGGGAGCCGACGGAGCGCTGCCCGGCCCGGCTGGAGTATTATGAGAGCGAGAAGAAATGGAGAAACAAGTCCGCCGCGAAACGGGTCATAACTTTGGACTCCTGTCTGTGCGTAAACAAACGCGCCGACGCCAAACACAAGCACCTCATCGCCCTCTACACCAAGGACGAGTACTTCGCTGTGGCAGCGGACAAcgagcaggagcaggagagcTGGTTCACGGTTTTGACTGATCTCATAGCCGAGGGGAAAGTGTACGACAGCCCCGCTTCCACCTCCTCTTTAGTGGGCTTTGAGGAGGCCAGCTACGGACTCATTGCTCCTGCATCAGCTGCCTATAAGGAGGTATGGCAGGTCAACTTGAAATCCAAAGGTTTGGGTCAAATCAAGAATCTCACTGGAGTGTACAGGCTGTGTTTATCCAGCCGGACCATCAGCTTTGTCAAACTGAACTCAGACACCGCTGCTGTCAGTTTACAGCTCATGAACATCCGGAGATGCGGCCACTCAGACAGCTTCTTCTTCATAGAGGTTGGCCGGTCGGCGGTCACTGGGCCCGGAGAGTTCTGGATGCAGGCGGAGGACTCAGTGGTGGCGCAGAACATTCATGAGACCATCCTCGAGGCCATGAAAGCCATGAAGGAGCTGTCTGAGTTCAGGCCGCGGAGCAAAAGCCAGTCTGCCAGCACTAACCCCATCTCTGTGCCCACACGACGCAACCTCAATAACCTCCCCCCCAGTCAGACGGGCCTGGTGAGGAGATCCAGAACAGATAGCATGGCAACCACGTCCCCAGGGAGAAAGTTCACATCCTGTCGGATAAGAACGGCCAGCGAGGGAGACGGAAGCGTGACCCGGCCTGTATCCATGTCCATATCTGTGAACGGGAGCCCCACCAGTCCAAACTCTGGGAATCACCTCAGCAGGTCCCATACCCTGAGCAGCGGGCGCACCTGCAGAATGCTTGAGTCCTCCTCCAACCTGCATCATAGCCAGTCCATGCCAGTGTCTAACTCCCCTCCGGCTGCCTCCAGCCCCATCAGCATGTCCCCCAGAGGGGGGACTAACGTCTGCACTCCTGACAAAGCCAGGCGgcctttcagctgcagcacctcCATCTCTGGCTCCCTCAGTGACACTGGCTTCATGCTGTGTGATGATTACAGCTCCAGCCCAGGTGACCCCAAATTCCTCCCCCTGACGCGCAGTGACACCCCTGACTCTCTGTCCAGCACGCCGCCATCCCGTGACATCAGCGACCCTTGTGGCTACATGATAATGGAGGGGGCCAATGGCAGCAAGTCTGGGGCTTGCTTGGAGGGTCTTGGATTGGATAAGGCTTACAGGAAGCGGACGCACTCCCTCACCACACCACGTCAACAGAGGGTGGTGGCACCActgtcctctgcctccctgGATGAGCACACACTCATGAGGATGGCGCACGGACAGAACTCTCACTCCGCCTCGCCCAAAGTGTGTTACCCAGAGGATTATGGAGACATTGAAATTGGTTCATCCAGGAGCTCCAGTAGTAACTTTGCAGATGATGGCTACATGCCCATGACACCAGGTGTAGCATCCCAGTCTGGCAAGGTAGACAACTATGTACCCATGAGCCCCATGTGTGTCTCAGCACCGAAGCAGATTGTGAACCCTAGGGTGCATCCTCAGGCGGCTGCCAGTGGCGGCTACAAGAACAACTCgccctgcagcagctccctgGAGGACAACGGCTACATGAGAATGTGGTGTGGCTCGAAATCCTCCATGGAGAGCCCAGACAGGAATAGTGAATACATGAACATGTCACCTGGAAACCCACCTCCACTCCAGACCCCCCCTGATTACTACTTGGGCCTGATGGCTGGTGAACCTGCGTCAGTGAGGCCAGCCTATCAGGCCGGCTCCCTCACGCTTCCTGCTAAACTTCAGACCTCAAAGAATGAAGAAAGCAGCCAGTACGTGTTGATGAGCCCTCAGAGTTTGAGGCAGCGGTTGGGGGAGTCCGACTATTATTCAGTGATGCAGCCCAGTGCAGGTCAGACCTCGCCACTGAGCCCCTCAGTACCATCTCCAGTCAGACACGGCCGGGCGGAGACGCTGCCCTACAGAGGGAGGCTGGGCAGGCCTAACAGGCTATCCCTAGACACCCTGAGGACCCTGCCCAGCATGAATGAGCACCCCCTGCCTGGAGAACCCCGGAGCCCCGGGGAGTACATTAACATTGATTTCAGTGGCACCAGATTCTCGCAGCCCTCCATTGTATCTACAGAGAGCCAGTCTTCATCACTGGGTTCCAGCGGTGGGGGTCCGGGGAGGCCCTCTCTGACAGACTACATAAACCTGGAGCTGGGCTCACACTCACCCAAGGCGGCTAACACTCCCACTGAGCGCTTGGACACACTTCCAGAGTTATCAATGTGCCCCTGCtcagaggaggatggagtgTACCATCTGGATGGTGAGAAAAGGTCTCAGGGCCTCTGCGATGAGCTGAAAAATGACTACACTGAGATGACGTTTGGGATGACCAGCTCACCTCCACAGCTTGTTCCCCAGATCACAGCAAG cagccagagcagcagagagaggaggctctCTCTGGAGGACCAGGGAGTCCCAGAAAGCATTGGGGTCTTCCTGCTTGGGGCCACCTCTTCTTCCACAGTGGGCCCCGACTACTCTGCCAAGGTGATCCGGGCCAATCCGCAGGGACGTCGGCGCCACAGCTCGGAGACCTTCTCCTCTACCGCCACGGTGACGCCAGTCTTCCCCTCTTTCGCTCGCAGCGACACAGTCAAGAGGCACAGCTCGGTGGAGAACATCTCATCCCGGAGCAGTGAGGGCTCTGACGAGGAATACGGCAGCCCGGTGAACCGGCAGAGCTCGGCCGGCTGCCCgaacagactgaactacattgcCTTGAACCTGCTGGACAACAGGGACATGGAGAAATGCGAGGACCTGGCTGGTTTCAAGCCCACCAGCAGCTGCAAAGGGGGTATCAATGGATTACACAGCACACCATATGTCTGTTTGGGATTCAAGGAGACTGCAACCACTGCCAAAG ACTGA
- the LOC139352103 gene encoding insulin receptor substrate 2-like isoform X2, which produces MASPPATGGHLLPNGTNGVKKCGYLRKQKHGHRRFFVLREPTERCPARLEYYESEKKWRNKSAAKRVITLDSCLCVNKRADAKHKHLIALYTKDEYFAVAADNEQEQESWFTVLTDLIAEGKVYDSPASTSSLVGFEEASYGLIAPASAAYKEVWQVNLKSKGLGQIKNLTGVYRLCLSSRTISFVKLNSDTAAVSLQLMNIRRCGHSDSFFFIEVGRSAVTGPGEFWMQAEDSVVAQNIHETILEAMKAMKELSEFRPRSKSQSASTNPISVPTRRNLNNLPPSQTGLVRRSRTDSMATTSPGRKFTSCRIRTASEGDGSVTRPVSMSISVNGSPTSPNSGNHLSRSHTLSSGRTCRMLESSSNLHHSQSMPVSNSPPAASSPISMSPRGGTNVCTPDKARRPFSCSTSISGSLSDTGFMLCDDYSSSPGDPKFLPLTRSDTPDSLSSTPPSRDISDPCGYMIMEGANGSKSGACLEGLGLDKAYRKRTHSLTTPRQQRVVAPLSSASLDEHTLMRMAHGQNSHSASPKVCYPEDYGDIEIGSSRSSSSNFADDGYMPMTPGVASQSGKVDNYVPMSPMCVSAPKQIVNPRVHPQAAASGGYKNNSPCSSSLEDNGYMRMWCGSKSSMESPDRNSEYMNMSPGNPPPLQTPPDYYLGLMAGEPASVRPAYQAGSLTLPAKLQTSKNEESSQYVLMSPQSLRQRLGESDYYSVMQPSAGQTSPLSPSVPSPVRHGRAETLPYRGRLGRPNRLSLDTLRTLPSMNEHPLPGEPRSPGEYINIDFSGTRFSQPSIVSTESQSSSLGSSGGGPGRPSLTDYINLELGSHSPKAANTPTERLDTLPELSMCPCSEEDGVYHLDGEKRSQGLCDELKNDYTEMTFGMTSSPPQLVPQITASQSSRERRLSLEDQGVPESIGVFLLGATSSSTVGPDYSAKVIRANPQGRRRHSSETFSSTATVTPVFPSFARSDTVKRHSSVENISSRSSEGSDEEYGSPVNRQSSAGCPNRLNYIALNLLDNRDMEKCEDLAGFKPTSSCKGGINGLHSTPYVCLGFKETATTAKD; this is translated from the exons ATGGCAAGTCCTCCGGCGACCGGAGGACACCTGTTACCTAATGGGACGAATGGTGTGAAGAAGTGCGGATACCTGAGGAAGCAGAAACACGGACACCGGCGCTTCTTCGTGCTCCGGGAGCCGACGGAGCGCTGCCCGGCCCGGCTGGAGTATTATGAGAGCGAGAAGAAATGGAGAAACAAGTCCGCCGCGAAACGGGTCATAACTTTGGACTCCTGTCTGTGCGTAAACAAACGCGCCGACGCCAAACACAAGCACCTCATCGCCCTCTACACCAAGGACGAGTACTTCGCTGTGGCAGCGGACAAcgagcaggagcaggagagcTGGTTCACGGTTTTGACTGATCTCATAGCCGAGGGGAAAGTGTACGACAGCCCCGCTTCCACCTCCTCTTTAGTGGGCTTTGAGGAGGCCAGCTACGGACTCATTGCTCCTGCATCAGCTGCCTATAAGGAGGTATGGCAGGTCAACTTGAAATCCAAAGGTTTGGGTCAAATCAAGAATCTCACTGGAGTGTACAGGCTGTGTTTATCCAGCCGGACCATCAGCTTTGTCAAACTGAACTCAGACACCGCTGCTGTCAGTTTACAGCTCATGAACATCCGGAGATGCGGCCACTCAGACAGCTTCTTCTTCATAGAGGTTGGCCGGTCGGCGGTCACTGGGCCCGGAGAGTTCTGGATGCAGGCGGAGGACTCAGTGGTGGCGCAGAACATTCATGAGACCATCCTCGAGGCCATGAAAGCCATGAAGGAGCTGTCTGAGTTCAGGCCGCGGAGCAAAAGCCAGTCTGCCAGCACTAACCCCATCTCTGTGCCCACACGACGCAACCTCAATAACCTCCCCCCCAGTCAGACGGGCCTGGTGAGGAGATCCAGAACAGATAGCATGGCAACCACGTCCCCAGGGAGAAAGTTCACATCCTGTCGGATAAGAACGGCCAGCGAGGGAGACGGAAGCGTGACCCGGCCTGTATCCATGTCCATATCTGTGAACGGGAGCCCCACCAGTCCAAACTCTGGGAATCACCTCAGCAGGTCCCATACCCTGAGCAGCGGGCGCACCTGCAGAATGCTTGAGTCCTCCTCCAACCTGCATCATAGCCAGTCCATGCCAGTGTCTAACTCCCCTCCGGCTGCCTCCAGCCCCATCAGCATGTCCCCCAGAGGGGGGACTAACGTCTGCACTCCTGACAAAGCCAGGCGgcctttcagctgcagcacctcCATCTCTGGCTCCCTCAGTGACACTGGCTTCATGCTGTGTGATGATTACAGCTCCAGCCCAGGTGACCCCAAATTCCTCCCCCTGACGCGCAGTGACACCCCTGACTCTCTGTCCAGCACGCCGCCATCCCGTGACATCAGCGACCCTTGTGGCTACATGATAATGGAGGGGGCCAATGGCAGCAAGTCTGGGGCTTGCTTGGAGGGTCTTGGATTGGATAAGGCTTACAGGAAGCGGACGCACTCCCTCACCACACCACGTCAACAGAGGGTGGTGGCACCActgtcctctgcctccctgGATGAGCACACACTCATGAGGATGGCGCACGGACAGAACTCTCACTCCGCCTCGCCCAAAGTGTGTTACCCAGAGGATTATGGAGACATTGAAATTGGTTCATCCAGGAGCTCCAGTAGTAACTTTGCAGATGATGGCTACATGCCCATGACACCAGGTGTAGCATCCCAGTCTGGCAAGGTAGACAACTATGTACCCATGAGCCCCATGTGTGTCTCAGCACCGAAGCAGATTGTGAACCCTAGGGTGCATCCTCAGGCGGCTGCCAGTGGCGGCTACAAGAACAACTCgccctgcagcagctccctgGAGGACAACGGCTACATGAGAATGTGGTGTGGCTCGAAATCCTCCATGGAGAGCCCAGACAGGAATAGTGAATACATGAACATGTCACCTGGAAACCCACCTCCACTCCAGACCCCCCCTGATTACTACTTGGGCCTGATGGCTGGTGAACCTGCGTCAGTGAGGCCAGCCTATCAGGCCGGCTCCCTCACGCTTCCTGCTAAACTTCAGACCTCAAAGAATGAAGAAAGCAGCCAGTACGTGTTGATGAGCCCTCAGAGTTTGAGGCAGCGGTTGGGGGAGTCCGACTATTATTCAGTGATGCAGCCCAGTGCAGGTCAGACCTCGCCACTGAGCCCCTCAGTACCATCTCCAGTCAGACACGGCCGGGCGGAGACGCTGCCCTACAGAGGGAGGCTGGGCAGGCCTAACAGGCTATCCCTAGACACCCTGAGGACCCTGCCCAGCATGAATGAGCACCCCCTGCCTGGAGAACCCCGGAGCCCCGGGGAGTACATTAACATTGATTTCAGTGGCACCAGATTCTCGCAGCCCTCCATTGTATCTACAGAGAGCCAGTCTTCATCACTGGGTTCCAGCGGTGGGGGTCCGGGGAGGCCCTCTCTGACAGACTACATAAACCTGGAGCTGGGCTCACACTCACCCAAGGCGGCTAACACTCCCACTGAGCGCTTGGACACACTTCCAGAGTTATCAATGTGCCCCTGCtcagaggaggatggagtgTACCATCTGGATGGTGAGAAAAGGTCTCAGGGCCTCTGCGATGAGCTGAAAAATGACTACACTGAGATGACGTTTGGGATGACCAGCTCACCTCCACAGCTTGTTCCCCAGATCACAGCAAG ccagagcagcagagagaggaggctctCTCTGGAGGACCAGGGAGTCCCAGAAAGCATTGGGGTCTTCCTGCTTGGGGCCACCTCTTCTTCCACAGTGGGCCCCGACTACTCTGCCAAGGTGATCCGGGCCAATCCGCAGGGACGTCGGCGCCACAGCTCGGAGACCTTCTCCTCTACCGCCACGGTGACGCCAGTCTTCCCCTCTTTCGCTCGCAGCGACACAGTCAAGAGGCACAGCTCGGTGGAGAACATCTCATCCCGGAGCAGTGAGGGCTCTGACGAGGAATACGGCAGCCCGGTGAACCGGCAGAGCTCGGCCGGCTGCCCgaacagactgaactacattgcCTTGAACCTGCTGGACAACAGGGACATGGAGAAATGCGAGGACCTGGCTGGTTTCAAGCCCACCAGCAGCTGCAAAGGGGGTATCAATGGATTACACAGCACACCATATGTCTGTTTGGGATTCAAGGAGACTGCAACCACTGCCAAAG ACTGA